The Miscanthus floridulus cultivar M001 chromosome 6, ASM1932011v1, whole genome shotgun sequence genomic interval CTAAGGCACTTGGTAGCCGTGGACGGGGAGCCGGTCGGGGAGTAGGGgaaggcggcggtggtggcaaggCGCGAGGACTTGGAGCGCAGCAGGATGTCCTGGCACTGCTGCTCCAAGGTGGCGGTGTCCATCTTAGCACCGGCGAGAGCGGTGGCGTCGTCGGGGAGGCCACCGTGCACGAACCGGCAAGCGCTACCGTTCTTGCAGTACCCGCGGGCGTAGTACAGGAAGGGCTTCCAGTCGAGTCCGTCGGCCCCGCCGAGGCAGAGCTCGCTGACCGACGAGCTCCGGCGGTGCCCTGGGCCGCCGCTGTTGGCCCAGCTGAGGCCGCCGTACGGGAAGAACCCGGCGGCATCGCCAGACCCGGGGCTCCGGCACTCGCCGGCGGCGTCTAACAAGGGCAGCTGGTGGCCGCCGCCAGTGTCGTTGAGGAACGCGAGCTGCTCCTGCAGCTGGAGCTCGTCGAGGAGCGGGTCCCCGGCAGCGAAGAAGGGCGACGGCGGGGCGTTCCCGCCTGCGGCCGGGCTCATGAGGTCCTCCCCGACGGCGGCCAacgcctcctccaccgccgtgCCATTGCTGACAACGTTGTTGCTCCGGGAGAACACGGGCGGCGGTGCCCACGACGAGGGCGACGACACCGAGAGCGGCGACGGCGCGGTGCCGGTGTCACCATCGTCACTGCGGCCGAAGTTCTGGTGCGAGAGGAGGAACGGCGAGTGCGCGGCGGAGGTGGGCGTGCCCGGGCCGGAGGCCGAGGTCCTTACGCGCCTTGGGCATGACGGTGTGGAGCAGTGCCTCGGGGCCGAAGGCGAGGCGTATCATCTCCTTCTCGCCGTGGTCCCGGATGAGGAGGAAGCCCATGATCTTGGCGGCGTGGTCCGGGTTCAGCGCCTGGATCCGCGAGAACACCACCTTGGTGGCCTCGTAGGCGTCCATGGATGGCCAGCTCTACTCTACCACCCGCAAGCAAGCACGCACGCACCGGCACCACCAGAGAgcttcctttttccttttcttggACCTCTGTTCTCGCAACTGCGGTGTGCTAGTACAAGAAGAGTGAGCAAGCTGTGCTCTGCTCAAGCTCGAGGCTGGCTGCTAGCTTCACTTCACTAGAGTAGGAGCTCACTTGGAGCGGCGCTAGGCCACTGGGGCAGTGAGCGGCTGCTCCATTTCCCAAAGCCAACTTCCGGAGGTCGTAGTTCCTGTGTCCCTTGGAGATGGTCTCCCCTGCTTCTTCCCCTGGCCTCGGCGGCGTGCGCATGCACGACAACGTCCGCAGACCTGTCCGCGCACGCCTTCCTTGCTCTCGCCACCCTCGGCGGCGGCCCGCAGGATGTCCAGGTCCAGCGATCCTCCTGCTCACGCTGGACCTCCTCCCTTGGTCAAGGCTCACCTTGGGCGGCGGGCAGGGGGTTTCTGCAAATGTATgttgaatttaaggttaaataaatgggTATAGACCTGCAGTGAattattttaaaagttcatggacccAAAAATATAGTTTCAAAGTTGATATACCTATATGACACccaacgaaagttaatggaccttcTCCGATGTATTTTACTCTTTTTTAAATGAAAGTAACTGTGGGGATCTCCCCCAACTAGATGACTCTGTAGGTGAATCGCACGGTTTCAGTCCCAGCGCTCCTCTTTCAACACCGCACACCGCTGTGAATTACAGAATTAGCCAATTAGATTCCCCTAATCGTGGTTATTTTATTGTCATCGTTTCATTTATGGTTACTTACTACGTATATACAGCTTAAAACTTACAAGGGACGAGCAACACTACTCTTTCAGATTGCAGTCGCTCCGTTTGCTGTGCCACCGTGAGCGCCCTGCTTCCACTTGTTCACGATCGCCGCGAGCGCTCTGCGCGACGGACCCTCCAGCGCCAACGCTTCAGCGGCCGCCATCCGCATGTCCGtcgctttcttcctcgcggccttCCCCTTCTCCCCCACCATCAGCTCCCTCGCGACTGCCGCCACCTCCTCGCGCGACACCACCTCGCCCCTTGGACTCGCTGGGCGCAGCGCCAGCCCGGCCTTCTCCAGCAGCACCGCGTTCATCCTCTGCTCCGCAAACAGCGGCCACGCCACCATCGGCACGCCCGCGTCCATGGCCTCCAGGGTCGAGTTCCAGCCGCAGTGCGACAGGAAGCctccaacggagcggtggtgcaGGACCTCCACCTGCGGCGCCCACATCGGCACGCAGAGCCCGACGCCCTTGGTCCTCTCGCTGAACCCCTCCGAAAGGAACCTCAGcgggtcgtcgtcgccgccgccatggctcgCCGCGCCGAAGTAGCTCGCGCTGCTGTCCTTGTCGCTGGGGAAGTTCACCACCCACAGGAACCTCTGCCCGCACGCCTCCAGCCCCGCGGCGAGCTCGGCGGTTTGCTCTACAGAcagcgcgccgccgctgccgaagCAGACGTACAGGACCGAGCCGTCCGGCTGGTCGTCTAGCCACCGCAGGCAGCCGTGCACTTTTGCCGCGTCCTCGGAGCACGCTCGGAGAAACGGGCCGACAGGGTAGACAGGAGGATACACGCCTTCGTCGGACAACTCCTGGAACGCGGTTATGGTGTCGTGCTCCATCCCGTCGAAGGTGTTGACGACGAAGCCGTCGGCGAGGACTAGGTGCCGCGTCATCTCGACCAGCAGGGCGTACGCGGGGTTGGAGCGGTCCTTTACGGTGTCGAGGAGGTCATCGCCTCGCAGCGGCACGCAGCCAGGCAGCCGAACGGGCTCCGGGAGGTCACGGTACGCGCAGGTGGTAGCGCTGTCGAGCTCCGGCAGGCGGAGCATGAAGGCGAGCGTCGCGAGGCCGGACAGGAAGGCGATGTAGGGCGGCACGCCTTGCTCGGCGGCCAGCGGGAGCGCCTGCGCGCAGAACATGTCGGCCAGGAACGCCACGACGTCGTGGGCGCTGACGAGCTCGGCGAGGAGCGCGCGGAGGTGCGGCAGGACCCGGGTGACGACGGTGAGCATGCGGGTCTCGATGCGGGCGTCTGCGGGGAGGTCATCTAGTGGCACGGCGGGGAGCGCGGCCGTGGTGACGCATGCCGGGAGGGAGGCGAGCACCGAGGCGTTCCTGGGCGAGGAGATGCCGGAGGAGTATGTGATGATCGTGGTGGTGAAGCCGTGGTCCTCGGCGAGGCGCCTCGCGAGCTCGGCCATAGGGAGGACGTGCCCAATCCCGGGGCTTGTCAGCATGACGACGTGCGGCGCTTTGGTCGCGGACATCCTCCTCCTAGCTAGAGTCCTCCTGTAGAAATACAACCTAATGGTTTCTGATGATTTTGCATGGGTGCCTGGCGCGGGGTACCAAGCAATATTTTATAGTGGCAACGCAAGTTTGTTTGCCCTCCAATAGTGCCCAGGGAATTTGGTTCCATAGAACCTGTTCCATGCGCTTTTCCGTCCAGTTGTGCCACAGGAACCAAAAATCTTATCTCTTATTGGTCCACACAGCTAGTAAATCGTATCGATCTGACCTTAGGCTCTATATTGGGGACAGTTCTACAAGCTCCGGCTCTTTTTAAATTCGTTTTCGTGCAATTACCAGTCATGTACGATTGTGGTTCGTTGGTGTGGGTAAtgcgttttcgctttcgcatttcagatgtttcgtttttcaaatgtaaaagtagaaaacggtttagacatttttcgaccattttctacttttaatttgaaatattccgaattaaaaattcggtttaaaccgaatttggctaactgcacaggtcatacagcccaattacaggttgttcaccacgcaactgcgttctttctactggtggccagctgccctctcttatagacgaccccagcctcatctctctttacctcacgagatggtgctaaatgtcaggaaaccagcagcatctacatgaaagcccacctgggccatagcccatcaagctcatcggtttaacccccacctgcaaagtcaatcatttgatagtttttgcatcagccgaataaatctttgttactcaaaagaaaaatctgaataaatctttaaaataaaatactacatctattctaaaaagattaataaaattattctgattcagttcgagttcatgtttctataatatgcacttgttaattattatatgcacttgaacttgatcatgtatgcacttagtcatgcacttggtctacgggtcggtattccgtattgagttttcgtatatcgaccgtgttcgacataaatccgctcgaattggttcgttttcgaaattctcgataattcgtaagttcgcgttcgttttcgtgtccgattttaccgttttcgctttcgttttcgtattttaaatgtaaaagtagaaaacaatttatgagtttttcgaccgtttccgaccgttttcatccttagtaaTGAGCCTGCGCTCAGGGGCGGATTCAGGGGATGGACTCCCCCTCCCCCTGGGCCAGAAATACAAGGAGCAGGTCAGCCCAACTCATCGTTAATTCAGCCCAAAAGCCCTA includes:
- the LOC136458516 gene encoding hydroquinone glucosyltransferase-like, whose translation is MSATKAPHVVMLTSPGIGHVLPMAELARRLAEDHGFTTTIITYSSGISSPRNASVLASLPACVTTAALPAVPLDDLPADARIETRMLTVVTRVLPHLRALLAELVSAHDVVAFLADMFCAQALPLAAEQGVPPYIAFLSGLATLAFMLRLPELDSATTCAYRDLPEPVRLPGCVPLRGDDLLDTVKDRSNPAYALLVEMTRHLVLADGFVVNTFDGMEHDTITAFQELSDEGVYPPVYPVGPFLRACSEDAAKVHGCLRWLDDQPDGSVLYVCFGSGGALSVEQTAELAAGLEACGQRFLWVVNFPSDKDSSASYFGAASHGGGDDDPLRFLSEGFSERTKGVGLCVPMWAPQVEVLHHRSVGGFLSHCGWNSTLEAMDAGVPMVAWPLFAEQRMNAVLLEKAGLALRPASPRGEVVSREEVAAVARELMVGEKGKAARKKATDMRMAAAEALALEGPSRRALAAIVNKWKQGAHGGTANGATAI